The following proteins are encoded in a genomic region of Sphingopyxis sp. YF1:
- a CDS encoding thymidylate synthase, translated as MEIIGDSLDDILIEAYKKLQSLGVPNEGSRGDHRELIGVSIRIGHPRARLSRSNDRGLPFSALGEFLWYLTKSDDIDFITAYIPNYKKEIGPDGRINGAYGPRLFSTYGLDQIEAVIDLLERKPHTRRAVLQLYAAKDLKIDAEVPCTTTLQFFIRDEKLHLMASLRSNDAYLGLPHDVFCFTMLQEMIANRLGVGLGEYIQMVGSFHLYEEHEENASRYTQEGHHRLVEMPPMPAGDPFALVDKILEAEQQIRTGSGDPTELMSLLPPYWADLLRLVQARFADHPDKIDAIRSGLTDPLFQTYIDDRRDKQSAKLERAAAKNQGMSE; from the coding sequence ATGGAGATAATCGGCGATAGCCTCGATGACATACTTATCGAGGCCTATAAGAAGTTGCAAAGTTTGGGAGTTCCCAATGAAGGCTCACGCGGCGATCACCGGGAACTCATCGGCGTTTCTATTCGGATCGGTCACCCGCGGGCTCGGCTAAGCCGATCAAATGATCGGGGGCTTCCTTTCAGCGCGCTGGGAGAGTTTCTCTGGTATCTGACCAAATCTGACGACATCGATTTCATCACCGCATATATTCCGAACTACAAGAAAGAGATCGGACCGGATGGTCGGATCAACGGTGCCTATGGGCCGCGCCTCTTCTCGACCTATGGTCTCGATCAGATTGAGGCCGTAATTGATCTACTCGAAAGAAAGCCCCACACCCGGCGCGCCGTCTTGCAGCTCTATGCGGCGAAGGACCTGAAGATCGACGCAGAGGTTCCCTGCACAACTACGCTGCAGTTCTTCATCAGGGACGAAAAGCTTCATCTGATGGCATCATTGCGCTCGAATGATGCGTATCTCGGGCTTCCACACGACGTGTTCTGTTTTACGATGCTGCAGGAGATGATTGCTAATCGTCTAGGGGTTGGGCTCGGTGAATACATCCAGATGGTCGGCAGCTTCCATCTGTACGAAGAGCATGAAGAAAACGCATCGCGCTACACGCAAGAAGGTCATCACCGGCTGGTTGAAATGCCTCCGATGCCTGCCGGCGACCCGTTCGCGTTGGTGGATAAAATTCTTGAGGCCGAGCAGCAGATCCGGACGGGAAGCGGCGATCCGACGGAGCTCATGTCCCTCCTCCCACCCTATTGGGCCGATCTCCTACGCCTTGTGCAGGCCCGCTTCGCCGACCACCCGGACAAGATTGACGCGATCCGATCCGGGCTGACGGACCCCCTGTTCCAAACCTATATCGATGACCGGCGCGATAAGCAGTCGGCAAAACTCGAACGAGCCGCAGCGAAAAATCAAGGAATGAGCGAATGA
- a CDS encoding ImmA/IrrE family metallo-endopeptidase: MENTTSHADWFSCPGDSLVAAMQRRGVAASDLAGRLSGGMAQLRGLVSGLEPIDPESAAVIGLTVGGSIEFWLKRQENYELALERAVASVPPEEATVWLSAIPAPGPAARGKLNDDRRNEELRRRLAFFAVGTLGAWQGRYGAENRQARFRTSLTFSSHEGPTSLWLREAELEATIADTAVWNPEALEARLREIKKLSFIRRPGRFLPLLKKLLAEAGVALVIKRTPQGCRASGASRMITPERAMILLSFRYRSDEQFWFTLFHEIGHLLLHGARAFVDEDEMPDDACEDEANAFAASLVVPPHMERDFESLPARHKDITRFAILADVAPGLVRGQMEHRGRIPPFRLTFLRRNWTWAEIDEAIASL, translated from the coding sequence ATGGAGAACACCACTTCACACGCCGATTGGTTTTCCTGCCCGGGAGACAGCCTTGTTGCCGCCATGCAGCGCCGCGGTGTAGCCGCGTCGGATCTGGCCGGCCGATTGTCAGGAGGAATGGCTCAGCTGCGTGGATTAGTGTCGGGGCTTGAGCCAATCGATCCTGAATCCGCGGCTGTAATTGGCCTCACGGTTGGCGGCTCGATTGAATTCTGGCTCAAGCGCCAAGAGAATTACGAGCTTGCTCTGGAGCGCGCGGTCGCGTCCGTCCCGCCGGAAGAGGCAACCGTGTGGCTTAGTGCAATTCCGGCGCCGGGACCGGCGGCTCGTGGCAAGTTGAACGACGATAGGCGCAACGAGGAGCTTCGGCGCAGGCTTGCATTCTTCGCCGTCGGAACACTTGGCGCTTGGCAAGGCCGGTATGGAGCCGAAAATCGGCAGGCAAGGTTTCGGACCTCGCTGACATTTTCCTCCCACGAAGGCCCGACCTCGTTGTGGCTGCGGGAGGCTGAACTTGAAGCTACCATTGCTGACACGGCCGTATGGAACCCAGAAGCGCTTGAAGCCCGTTTGAGGGAGATCAAGAAGCTTTCGTTCATCCGCCGGCCAGGCCGGTTCCTGCCACTCCTGAAAAAGCTCCTCGCGGAAGCGGGGGTCGCACTCGTGATAAAGCGTACGCCGCAAGGTTGCAGGGCTAGCGGTGCAAGCAGGATGATAACGCCTGAAAGGGCGATGATATTGTTAAGTTTCCGATACAGGTCAGACGAGCAGTTCTGGTTCACTTTATTTCATGAAATCGGTCATCTCCTGCTGCACGGCGCGCGGGCGTTCGTTGACGAAGACGAGATGCCTGACGACGCCTGTGAAGATGAGGCCAATGCGTTCGCCGCCTCGCTTGTCGTTCCCCCTCACATGGAGCGCGACTTCGAGAGTTTGCCGGCTCGGCATAAGGACATTACGCGGTTTGCTATTCTCGCGGATGTGGCACCGGGCCTTGTGCGCGGCCAAATGGAACACCGTGGACGAATTCCGCCGTTCCGATTGACGTTCTTACGAAGAAACTGGACTTGGGCAGAGATCGACGAGGCGATCGCTAGCCTTTGA
- a CDS encoding putative sulfate exporter family transporter: MDRGRTFDAERWPMAADLYGEMQLEAHPPARHRWRDYLPGAFVTAIAALAAAWLADHYAAPIVLMGLLIGLSLSFLSQDKRTHAGLDLMSQTALRIGIVLVGARITAVQLAELGPWPFALLVLIMLAVIVVTVASARLFRQDRHAALLAGGATAICGASAALALYSLIGDKRVDQARFTLTLVGITVASALAMTLYPVLAAQLGLSDAQAGFLIGASIHDVAQAIGGGFSFSAPAGEVATIVKLARVALLAPMLMLVGLWLARSGEAEGTKARIPLRLPWFILGFLAVAGVNSLVAIPRPLTDAAANGAQALLLLAIVATAMKARLHLLLDQGWRSFAPIVVATLTSFLLSLAAALSL, encoded by the coding sequence ATGGACCGGGGCCGGACATTCGACGCAGAGCGCTGGCCGATGGCCGCCGACCTTTACGGCGAGATGCAGCTCGAGGCGCATCCGCCGGCGCGCCACCGCTGGCGCGACTATCTGCCCGGCGCTTTCGTTACTGCCATCGCCGCGCTCGCCGCCGCCTGGCTCGCCGATCATTACGCCGCGCCGATCGTGCTGATGGGGCTGCTCATCGGTCTGTCGTTGAGCTTCCTGTCGCAGGACAAGCGCACCCACGCCGGGCTCGACCTGATGTCGCAGACCGCGCTGCGCATCGGCATCGTGCTCGTCGGCGCGCGAATCACCGCGGTGCAGCTGGCCGAACTCGGCCCGTGGCCCTTTGCGCTGCTGGTACTGATCATGCTCGCGGTGATCGTCGTGACCGTCGCGAGCGCGCGACTGTTCCGGCAGGACCGCCACGCCGCGCTGCTCGCGGGCGGCGCGACCGCGATCTGCGGCGCGTCGGCGGCGCTCGCGCTCTATTCGCTGATCGGCGACAAGCGCGTCGACCAGGCGCGCTTCACGCTGACCCTCGTCGGCATAACCGTCGCGAGCGCGCTGGCGATGACGCTCTATCCGGTGCTCGCGGCGCAGCTGGGGCTCAGCGATGCGCAGGCGGGTTTCCTGATCGGCGCGTCGATCCACGACGTCGCGCAGGCGATCGGCGGCGGCTTTTCCTTCTCGGCGCCCGCGGGCGAGGTCGCGACGATCGTCAAGCTCGCGCGCGTCGCGCTGCTCGCGCCGATGCTGATGCTCGTCGGGCTGTGGCTCGCGCGGAGCGGCGAAGCCGAAGGAACCAAGGCGCGAATCCCGCTGCGCCTGCCGTGGTTCATTCTCGGCTTTCTTGCGGTCGCGGGGGTGAATTCGCTCGTCGCGATCCCCCGGCCGCTCACCGATGCCGCGGCGAACGGCGCGCAGGCGCTGCTGCTGCTCGCGATCGTCGCCACCGCGATGAAGGCGCGGCTGCACCTGCTGCTCGATCAGGGGTGGCGCAGCTTCGCCCCGATCGTCGTCGCGACGCTGACGAGCTTCCTTTTGTCGCTGGCGGCCGCGCTCAGCCTGTGA
- a CDS encoding zinc-ribbon domain-containing protein, with translation MILACPACHTRYVVPDTAIGANGRTVRCANCRHSWFQEPAAGATAASVAPPMAPAAAPPPPATPAAAPVPPPAAVAEPPTASPPVAPPPRADAPVEAPPPETPPPAAFVAPAAPEPRVMVTESEAPLPHRRPRRNPAKRWTLVAGAAAALMIAATGALYWFGLPGWAQGLGLPGLADEPDLVIELPPNQDHRELADGTIYFAASGVIINPTDREQRVPPILAELRDAQGTIVYSWTIKPPVRTLPPNEKVNFSEAKLDIPRRAEQLTVSWALPKN, from the coding sequence ATGATCCTCGCCTGCCCAGCCTGCCACACGCGCTACGTCGTCCCCGATACGGCGATCGGCGCCAACGGCCGCACCGTGCGTTGCGCCAATTGCCGCCACAGCTGGTTCCAGGAGCCCGCGGCCGGCGCCACCGCCGCGTCCGTGGCGCCGCCGATGGCACCCGCCGCGGCCCCGCCGCCGCCCGCCACGCCCGCCGCTGCGCCCGTCCCGCCCCCCGCTGCGGTCGCAGAACCGCCGACCGCCTCGCCGCCCGTCGCGCCGCCTCCGCGCGCCGATGCCCCGGTCGAAGCGCCGCCGCCCGAGACTCCGCCCCCCGCGGCGTTCGTGGCGCCCGCCGCACCCGAGCCCCGGGTCATGGTGACCGAAAGCGAGGCGCCGCTGCCGCATCGCCGCCCGCGCCGCAATCCCGCGAAGCGCTGGACGCTCGTCGCCGGGGCGGCCGCCGCACTGATGATCGCCGCGACCGGCGCGCTTTACTGGTTTGGGCTGCCCGGCTGGGCGCAGGGGCTGGGGCTTCCCGGGCTCGCCGACGAACCCGATCTCGTGATCGAGCTGCCGCCGAACCAGGACCATCGCGAACTCGCCGACGGCACCATCTATTTCGCCGCCTCGGGAGTGATCATCAACCCGACCGACCGCGAACAGCGCGTCCCGCCGATCCTCGCCGAACTGCGCGATGCGCAGGGAACGATCGTCTACAGCTGGACGATCAAGCCGCCGGTGCGAACGCTGCCGCCGAACGAAAAGGTCAATTTCAGCGAGGCCAAGCTGGACATTCCGCGCCGCGCCGAACAGCTGACGGTCAGCTGGGCGCTGCCGAAGAACTAA